In Acidimicrobiales bacterium, the genomic window ACGAGCTACGGCGGCGCCACCCTCTACCACGCGCTCTTCCTCGACGTGACGGGGAACTCCTCCATCCGGGGATTCGAATTCACCTTCGCTGTGGTCCTGCTGGTCGTGGTCACCGTGGGCACATTCCGGCGCCGGTGGATCGCCCTCGGCACCGTGGTCCTCGGCATCGGGGTCATGGCCGGCCACAGCATCGGGCCGATCCAGAACCTCAGCCCGACCCTGTCAGCAGCCGCGCTGTCGTTGGCGACGTACCAGCTCCTGGGCAAGGTGCGCAGAGCCCCGGATGCTGACCAGCCATGGCTGTTCGTCGTCATCGGCGTCGTGCTCGGGGGAATCCTGGCATTGCGCTTCTACTATCTGTTCTCCGTCGTCGTGGCAGCCATCATCGCAATCGTCTTCGCCCGGCGGCGCCGCGCCATTCGAGCCGTCGCCGTGTGCGGGCTCGCCGGACTGCTGTCGGTCGCCGGTTGGGCCGTCGCCTCCTACCGATCGTCGCGGACACCACTGTTCCCGCTCGTCGAGGGCAACTACGACCCGTCGTATCCGGTCGGGCCGAACCCGTTCGCGGGTGGCGTCGGCGAGTACCTGCGCCATCTCGGCAGCGTCATCAATGGCTACGGGGTCGGGTGGGTCGCAATCGGTTGCATCGGCATCGCCGTGGGCGCCCTCGTCATCGGTCGCCGCGCACGAACGGACCCGAACCACGTCGCCCCGTTGCGCCATCCCGACCGCCAGGAGCTTGTGGTCCTCCTGGGCGCGGGGATCGGGTGCCTGGTCCAGCTCGTCGTCTACACCGTCGTCTTCTCGGGGTTCGCCGGCTACGAGATCGACCGCTTCGAGGGTCCCAGCACGCTGGCATGCGGTCTGTTCGCCGTTCACCTCTTCTGGCCGTGCCGTGATCCCGCCGTCGCCTCCGCCCGGCCCCGACGCGCGCCGCGACACGCCCCAACGACGCGCCGCGGTCCGCTCAGGCGCCTCGGCCCCACCGTTCCCTGGCGGGTACCGGCCAGGTTGGCGCTCGGCACCTTCGCCGTGGTGGGTCTGACATGCGTCATGTTCGGTGGGACGCCGCGCTCGTATTGGGATGCGACCCGCAGCAACGTTCGCAACGCCTGGGACATCCTGCAGGGGTCTTCCGGCTTCGTCGACCGGTACGTACTCGTGGAAAAGGAATACCGCCGGATGAACCGGACCGTGCCACGGGGTGCGACGGTCCTCGCCGCGGTCGACGAACCGAGCCTTTTGAGCTTTTCGCGCTTTCACTTCGCCACGCTGGACCTGGCGGGCGCCGCCTCACCCGCGCCGCACATGCCCTACTTCAGGGGGGCGGCGGCCAAAGCGACGTACCTGCGGCGACTGGGGTACCAGTACATCCTGGCCGATGCCTCGACCGGTCCTGGTCTGTACGACCTGGACGCCTGGCGGCAGGAGCTGCACGCCCCCCAGTACAACTACCGTTCCTGGGCCCCGTACTACTTCGACTGGGCCAAGTCGATCACCGATCTCGAGCACGACGGCAGGCACCGGGTGCGGTACGTCGGCACACTCGCCCTCATCGAGATCGGCGCCGGCTGAACGCGGCTGCGGCCGAGTCGAAACAACGACAGGGTGCCGCCCTCAGAAGATCCCGGCGGCGAGTCCCGCGGCGAAGGCGGCCCCCAGCTCGGCGGCCCGCTCCACCTCCGGCGCACCGGCCGCCCCCACGACGGTCACCGGCGCCAGCACCCGGCGCCAGCGCAGGCCGGAGGCGATGCGCTCGATGCTGGCCAGCGCCCCGTCGACGTCGGTGTCGCCCTTCACCAGCACGGCGTACGGCAGGCCTGCGGTGCGGTCCATGCACGGGTGGTAGATGCGCTCGAAGAAGTCCTTCATCGCACCCGACATGTAGCCGAAGTTGGCCGGCGTCACGAGCAGCACGCCGTGCGCCCACAGCACGTCCTCGGGGCCGGCCTGAAGGGCACCGACGGTGCGCACCGTGACCTCGTCGCCGACGGCCTCGGCGGCCGCCGCCCGCGCGGCGTCGCGCAGCACGCCCGTCGACCCCGTGCGCGAATGCCACACCACCAGGAGGTGGCGGGCCTCGTCGCCGCCCGCGTCCCCGACGGCGTCGGTGCCCGCATCGTCGGCCATGCCCAGATCGTACGGACCGCGCCGGGCCCGGGCGGGACCCCGCCCCGGAGGTGGCATCATCGGCGGATGGCCGAAACCGACGCCACCGTGACCGTCACGGACGCGGCCCGCCCCGGCGGCGGGCGGACCGTGTCCTCGGGCATGATCCTCGCCCTCGTCTGCGTGGGGCAGTTCATGGTCGTCCTGGATCTGTCGATCGTGAACGTGGCGCTGCCCTCCATGCAGCACGACCTGGGCTTCTCGACCGCCGGCCTGCAGTGGGTGGTCAACGCCTACGCGCTGTCCTTCGGGGGGTTCCTGCTGCTCGGCGGCCGGGCCGCGGACCTGTTCGGGCGCCGACGCGTCTTCATGCTGGGGCTGTGCCTCTTCGCGGCGGCCAGCCTGGTGTGCGCCGTCGCCCAGAACCAGCTCATGCTGGTGGCGGCCCGCGCCCTGCAGGGACTGGGGGCGGCCGTGCTGTCACCGGCCACCCTGACGATCCTCACGATGACCTTCCGGGCCCCGGCCGAGCGGGCCCGCGCCCTGGGCATCTGGAGTGCCATGGCGGCCGTGGGGGGCGCCTCGGGGGCGCTGCTCGGCGGGATCCTCACCGACCTGCTGTCGTGGCGGTGGATCTTCTACGTCAACCTCCCCGTGGCGATCGGCGCGCTGGTGGCGGCGCGTGTCGTGTTGGCCGAGACCCGGGCGGAGGGGGAACGGCCCTCGCTCGACGTGCCCGGTGCCATCACCGTGACCGGGGGCCTCGTGGCCCTCGTCTACGCCGTGGCCGGCACGCACACCCATCCGTGGGGCTCGACCGCCACCGTCGTGCCGTTGGCGATCGCGCTCGTGTCCCTGGCGGTCTTCGTGGTCGTCGAGACGCGCGGGGCCCGATCGCCGCTCGTCCCCTTCCGGCTGTTCCGGTCGCGCGCCCTGAGCACCGCCAACCTCGCCATGCTCTTCCTCGGCGGGGCCATGTTCTCGATGTGGTTCTTCGTCTCGCTCTACCTGCAGGAGGTGCTTCGGTTCTCCCCGCTCGTCACGGGGCTCGGGTTCCTTCCCCAGACGGCCGCCATCGCCGCCGGGGCCCAGATCAGCTCGCGCCTCGTGCCCCGCATCGGCCCGCGCCTGCCCCTCGTCGCCGGCGCGCTCATGAGCGCGGGCGGCCTCCTGTGGCTGTCACGTGCCGGGCCCACCGGGTCGTACTGGGCCTCGGTGTTCGGGGGCGCCACCCTGGCCACGTTCGGCATGGGCACCGCCATGACCCCGCTCGCCTTCGCGGCCACGGCCGGCGTGGCGCGCACCGAGGCGGGCCTCGCCTCGGGCGTGCTCAACACCAGCCGGCAGGTCGGCGCGTCCACGGCCCTCGCCGCCCTGGCCACCATCGCCGCCAACCGCACCCGTGCGATCCTCGGCACCGAGGGGCGCGCCGCGGCGCGATCGGTGGCCCACCAGGCCGCCGCGCTCACGGCGGGGTTCTCGCGGGGGCTGGCGGTGTCGTCGGCGATCGCCCTCGCGGGCGTCGTGGCCGGCTTCTTCCTCCCGCGCCAGACCAGGGCGGCCGTGGCCACCGTCACGGCCGTCGACGGCGGGGGCGTCAGGAGAACTGGCGCCAGTTCGCCACCGACGGATCGGTGACCGACGCCGGGCCGGTACCGAACACCGCGAAGACGTTCTCCATCATCCGCTCCAACACGGGCGTGACACCGGGGACCGCCGGGCGCACGATGTTGGCGCCGATGAGCGGGGCGTCGGCGAGCCTGGAGACGAACGCCGCCGACCCGGTGGCGAGGACGCCGCCGCCGCCCGGCGCGCTGTAGTAGGTCATGTCCGAGAACCGCCCCGGGCCGCGGTTGGCCACGGGCGAGTGGGCGAGGATCATGACGTCGTCGGGCCCGCCCAGCCCGGGCTCGTAGCGGTCGTACTCGCCCTGCACCACGCCCGGGAGGTGCTGGCCGTCGACGAGGCCGGTCCCCTGGAACACCCACGCGGCGGCGTCGACCACGACCAGGTCGGCGTTGGCGCCGACGTCGGCGTACTGCGAGCCCACGAGCTGCTGCTCGGGCCGGGGGTCGGGACCGTCGGGCCAGTTGGCGGTCACCTCGGCCGGGTCGATGCCCCACAGGGGGTCCTCGTGGGCGAAGTCGGTCTTGTAACAGACCTGGTGCCGGTCGGCACCCAGGGGCGACGGCTCCAGCCGGATGTGGCGGTAGACGGCGTTCGCCCCGAGGAACGCCAGGTTCACACCCTGACCGACGGCCCGCGACGCCCCGTCGCGCATGGCGCTCGACCAGTACTCGTCGTGGCCCAGGCTGAACAGGCAGCGGTGGCGGAGGAGCCGGTCGGGCTGCTGGTGCAGGTCGATGTCGGTGATGTAGGTCACGTCGAGGCCGAGGCGTTCCGCCAGGAAGACGACGGGGTACTCGTTGCCCATGAAGTCCGGTGCGCCCCACCCCCGCTGGTCGTAGGGCCGGTCGAAGGAGACGACCCGCGAGCGGTTGGCGCCGCCGGACTCGCCCCCGCCGCTGCTGCCGGGCCCGACGTACAGGCTCCGACCCCCGTAGGCGTTGTAGGCCTGCCAGGTCGTGACCGAGTGCATGACGGCGTAGGCCGCCGTGCTGTCGTCGTCGCGGACGCACAGAGGGATGTAGCCGGCGTGCAGGCCACCGTCGTCGCCCGTCAGCTTGATGAGGTACGCGCCAGGGGGCCAGGCGTGGTCGATGCCGATCCGGGTCGTGGGGCGCCACTGGCACTCGACCATGTTCGTGCCGGGGGCCACCGTCGCCGCCGGCTGGGCCGCCGCCGGCGCCATCCATCCTGAGCGCCACACCAGGCGGCCTCCCAGCCCGCCGTAGTACCCCATCCGGTACAGCTCGACCCGGTAGGGGACCGCCGGCGGGTCGACGAACAGGGTCACCTCGTCGCCGAGCACCGCGCTCACACGGTCGGCGTAGCCGTAGATGCGCGTGTCGGCGCCCATCACCCAGTCGAGCGTCCCTGGCCGCTGGTTCTCGTCGACCACCCAGTCGGCACTGGGGACGAGCACCCCGCTGTCGAGGATCACCACGCGCACCTTGTCGGGGGTGGCGGGCCGGGCACGGCCGGCGGGTCGGCTCCTCGTCGCCCGCCGCGCCTCCTCCGAGGCGACCCGGTCGACCTCCCACGCCGCGCCCCCCAGGGCGGCGAGCCCGATGCCCACACCGCCGACGACCAGGAGCCGGCGCCGGCCGATCGGCACCCGGGGTTCGTCACGCCCGGAGTCCCCGCGCCGATCGTCGCGCACCCGGGCGTCGAGCTCCCGGGCGAGCCCGTCGAGCAGCCTCCGACCGGCCCCCCGATCGGTGCCGGCCCGCTCGCTCGTCGGCCAGGTGCGCATGGCGACCCGGCAGCCCCCGTCGGGGGTCGCCGCCACCGTCACGCGCAGCGCCTGGCCCCCGGAACGCAACGTCGGACCGTGGCGGCCGGAGATCACGCCCTGGGCCTCGTCGGCCCTGAGCTCCATGTGCAGCGCCTCTCCCGCCGCCGTCACGAGGTGCACCGCTCGATCGGCCGGCAGGGGGAGGAGGACCTCGTCGTCGACGGCGCGGGGGTCGTCGCCGGTCCGAGCCCGCCGCGCCATCCGGCGCCGGATGCCGGGCTCCCGCCCGAAGGCGATCCCGATCGCCGCCGCTGCGAACAGCACGGTGGTGGCGATGAGCACCACGAGGCCCGAGGTCGACGACACGGCGCCCATGGTGGCCCACGGGCGCCGGATCGTCGGGACGGGCCCCACCGTCGTGCGTGCAGAGCGAACGTATGTTCGCTACGGTGGCCGAGTGCTCGAGCCCCCGCCCGCGCCCCACGCCGCGCCCCACGCCGCGGCCCGATCCGCGCCCCGATCCGCGGCTGGGCCGACGCCCCGGCCCGAGCCCCGCCCGGTGGCGTTGCGCTGGCGGCGGGCGGAGGACGACGGCGGCCAGCCCATGCTCTTCCCGGAGGAGGAGGTCGTCGACCGCCGCGTGGGCGTCGGCGAGTACCGCGGCCTGGAGTTCCTCCACGTGAACGCCCGGCGGGTCATCAACGAGGTGCCCGCGGCGTCGCGCATGCCGTTCCGCTACACCATCAATGCGTACCGCGGGTGCAGCCACGCGTGCACCTACTGCTTCGCCCGGCCCACGCACGAGTACCTCGGGCTCGGGATCGGCGAGGACTTCGAGCGCAAGCTGGTCGTCAAGGTGAACGCGGTCGAGCGCGTGCGCGCCGAGTTGCGGTCGGCCACGTGGCGGGGCGACCACATCGCCATGGGGACCAACACCGACCCGTACCAGCGCGCCGAGGGCCGGTACCACCTGACGCAGGGGATCGTGCGGGAGCTCGGGGAAGCCCGCAACCCCTTTTCGATCCTGACCAAGTCGACACTGATCCTGCGCGACCTCGATCTCCTGGTGGCCGCGGCGGCGCGCACCGACGTGCACTGCAACCTCTCCATCGGGACACTCGACGAGGAGGTCTGGAAGGCGACCGAGCCCGGCACGC contains:
- a CDS encoding MFS transporter; protein product: MAETDATVTVTDAARPGGGRTVSSGMILALVCVGQFMVVLDLSIVNVALPSMQHDLGFSTAGLQWVVNAYALSFGGFLLLGGRAADLFGRRRVFMLGLCLFAAASLVCAVAQNQLMLVAARALQGLGAAVLSPATLTILTMTFRAPAERARALGIWSAMAAVGGASGALLGGILTDLLSWRWIFYVNLPVAIGALVAARVVLAETRAEGERPSLDVPGAITVTGGLVALVYAVAGTHTHPWGSTATVVPLAIALVSLAVFVVVETRGARSPLVPFRLFRSRALSTANLAMLFLGGAMFSMWFFVSLYLQEVLRFSPLVTGLGFLPQTAAIAAGAQISSRLVPRIGPRLPLVAGALMSAGGLLWLSRAGPTGSYWASVFGGATLATFGMGTAMTPLAFAATAGVARTEAGLASGVLNTSRQVGASTALAALATIAANRTRAILGTEGRAAARSVAHQAAALTAGFSRGLAVSSAIALAGVVAGFFLPRQTRAAVATVTAVDGGGVRRTGASSPPTDR
- a CDS encoding radical SAM protein, producing the protein MALRWRRAEDDGGQPMLFPEEEVVDRRVGVGEYRGLEFLHVNARRVINEVPAASRMPFRYTINAYRGCSHACTYCFARPTHEYLGLGIGEDFERKLVVKVNAVERVRAELRSATWRGDHIAMGTNTDPYQRAEGRYHLTQGIVRELGEARNPFSILTKSTLILRDLDLLVAAAARTDVHCNLSIGTLDEEVWKATEPGTPHPRRRVEAVRRLNDAGIPTGVLVAPVIPGWSDSAEQLAEVAAACAEAGAVFVTPIPLHLRRGVKEHFLGVLARERPDLHAELAPRYRRSAYLSRAEQEAITARVHVVVGPTRRRRSRADTFGHPEATAIDAGPPRPAGGVVDPRPAGPAGGAGPAPSVEQLALLP
- a CDS encoding N,N-dimethylformamidase beta subunit family domain-containing protein; this encodes MSSTSGLVVLIATTVLFAAAAIGIAFGREPGIRRRMARRARTGDDPRAVDDEVLLPLPADRAVHLVTAAGEALHMELRADEAQGVISGRHGPTLRSGGQALRVTVAATPDGGCRVAMRTWPTSERAGTDRGAGRRLLDGLARELDARVRDDRRGDSGRDEPRVPIGRRRLLVVGGVGIGLAALGGAAWEVDRVASEEARRATRSRPAGRARPATPDKVRVVILDSGVLVPSADWVVDENQRPGTLDWVMGADTRIYGYADRVSAVLGDEVTLFVDPPAVPYRVELYRMGYYGGLGGRLVWRSGWMAPAAAQPAATVAPGTNMVECQWRPTTRIGIDHAWPPGAYLIKLTGDDGGLHAGYIPLCVRDDDSTAAYAVMHSVTTWQAYNAYGGRSLYVGPGSSGGGESGGANRSRVVSFDRPYDQRGWGAPDFMGNEYPVVFLAERLGLDVTYITDIDLHQQPDRLLRHRCLFSLGHDEYWSSAMRDGASRAVGQGVNLAFLGANAVYRHIRLEPSPLGADRHQVCYKTDFAHEDPLWGIDPAEVTANWPDGPDPRPEQQLVGSQYADVGANADLVVVDAAAWVFQGTGLVDGQHLPGVVQGEYDRYEPGLGGPDDVMILAHSPVANRGPGRFSDMTYYSAPGGGGVLATGSAAFVSRLADAPLIGANIVRPAVPGVTPVLERMMENVFAVFGTGPASVTDPSVANWRQFS
- a CDS encoding flavodoxin; amino-acid sequence: MADDAGTDAVGDAGGDEARHLLVVWHSRTGSTGVLRDAARAAAAEAVGDEVTVRTVGALQAGPEDVLWAHGVLLVTPANFGYMSGAMKDFFERIYHPCMDRTAGLPYAVLVKGDTDVDGALASIERIASGLRWRRVLAPVTVVGAAGAPEVERAAELGAAFAAGLAAGIF